In bacterium, a genomic segment contains:
- a CDS encoding type II toxin-antitoxin system PemK/MazF family toxin: MNCKKWEIVLVPFPFTNLTTTKKRPALIISPDEYNEYMDVIIVFITSKMDVKYRMGDYRIKEWEKSNLPKPSMIRMKFATIDKSIIVKKIGRLHEKDVREFAEILKNFLIL; encoded by the coding sequence ATGAATTGTAAAAAATGGGAAATTGTCTTAGTTCCATTTCCTTTTACAAATTTGACTACAACTAAAAAAAGGCCTGCTTTAATTATTTCCCCGGATGAATATAATGAATACATGGATGTCATAATTGTATTTATTACGAGCAAAATGGATGTAAAGTATAGAATGGGCGATTATAGAATAAAAGAATGGGAAAAATCTAATTTACCAAAACCTTCAATGATTAGAATGAAATTTGCGACAATTGATAAATCAATTATTGTTAAAAAAATTGGAAGGTTACATGAAAAAGATGTGCGTGAATTTGCTGAAATATTAAAAAACTTTTTAATACTTTAG
- a CDS encoding Smr/MutS family protein, translated as MNKKSNKKTKIPSELSEPVVVTDELDLHGFFPEQAEEVVTEFLLNAHKLKLEQVRIIHGKGKSRMKFEVYKILQNSPYVDFFSDCTPEAGGWGAARVVLKKLVL; from the coding sequence ATGAATAAAAAGTCCAATAAAAAAACTAAAATCCCTTCTGAACTTTCGGAGCCTGTAGTTGTTACAGATGAGCTTGATCTTCATGGGTTTTTCCCGGAGCAGGCTGAGGAAGTTGTAACAGAATTTCTTCTGAATGCCCATAAATTAAAGCTTGAACAGGTCAGGATAATTCACGGCAAGGGCAAAAGCCGGATGAAGTTCGAGGTTTATAAAATCCTTCAGAATTCTCCCTATGTTGATTTTTTTAGTGACTGTACTCCTGAGGCCGGAGGATGGGGCGCTGCGAGAGTTGTACTGAAGAAATTAGTCTTATAA
- a CDS encoding C69 family dipeptidase: protein MKRVFLIVIVLFSMSFLFFEKASSCTNILVSKGATKDGSAIITYSCDGEFLPHLRYTPAADHKKDEFIEIRTRDGKVHKIPQVPHTYAVVGLMNEFQLAIGETTFDGRKELRNPDGLLHYWTLMNLALKRAKTAREAIKVITDLVEKYGYASTGETFSIADPNEVWIMDMIGPGPGGKGAVWVALRVPEGYMCAHANMSRIGEFPLNDTKNCMHSKNVISIAEEKGYFDRKSGKPFRFCDVYDPATPEKCLYCGSRVWSIFRRSAPSKNFLSDFARGVKGAERLPLFIKPDSKFSVKDVMSLMRDHYEGTPFDMTKGVDAGPFGTPNRWRPITWKVDSVKYAWERPISTQQTGFSFVSQSRSYLPDAVGGVLWYGMDDTYTTCYIPLYCRIDALPEAFTVGSMRKFSFDSAWWAFNFVANIANLKYSYMIKDIQKVQSELENNFFELQPAVEKTALELSKKNPELMKKYLTDYSVMHGQEVVRRWEQLGKDLIVKYNDGYVKNEKGGINSVGYPEQWLKRVIKSRGNSCKVPVWK from the coding sequence ATGAAGAGAGTGTTTTTAATCGTAATTGTCCTGTTTTCCATGTCTTTTCTTTTTTTTGAAAAGGCTTCGTCCTGTACAAATATCCTTGTAAGCAAAGGCGCAACAAAGGACGGCTCTGCAATTATAACCTACTCATGCGATGGTGAATTCCTGCCGCATTTAAGGTACACACCTGCTGCAGATCATAAAAAAGACGAATTTATTGAAATACGTACTAGAGACGGTAAAGTGCATAAAATTCCGCAGGTTCCGCACACCTATGCAGTTGTGGGCCTGATGAACGAGTTCCAGCTTGCAATAGGAGAAACAACTTTTGACGGGAGAAAGGAACTGCGTAATCCTGACGGCCTTCTGCATTACTGGACTTTGATGAATCTTGCTTTGAAGAGAGCAAAAACAGCAAGGGAAGCAATTAAAGTTATTACTGATCTTGTTGAGAAGTATGGATATGCAAGTACAGGTGAAACATTTTCAATTGCAGATCCTAATGAAGTCTGGATAATGGATATGATCGGGCCTGGCCCAGGAGGCAAAGGGGCAGTGTGGGTTGCACTCAGAGTCCCTGAAGGATACATGTGCGCCCATGCAAACATGTCAAGAATCGGAGAATTCCCTCTGAACGACACAAAAAACTGTATGCATTCAAAAAATGTAATCTCAATTGCCGAGGAAAAAGGGTATTTTGACCGTAAATCCGGTAAGCCATTCAGGTTCTGCGATGTATATGATCCTGCAACTCCCGAGAAATGCCTCTACTGCGGATCAAGAGTGTGGAGCATATTCAGAAGGAGCGCTCCGTCAAAGAATTTTTTATCGGATTTTGCAAGAGGTGTCAAGGGTGCGGAACGTCTGCCGCTTTTTATAAAACCGGATTCAAAATTTTCAGTTAAAGACGTAATGTCTCTTATGAGAGATCATTATGAGGGTACTCCATTTGATATGACAAAGGGTGTTGATGCAGGCCCGTTCGGAACTCCCAACAGATGGCGCCCTATTACATGGAAGGTTGACAGTGTAAAATATGCATGGGAGAGGCCGATCTCCACACAGCAGACAGGATTTTCTTTTGTATCCCAGTCCCGCTCTTATTTGCCTGATGCTGTAGGCGGAGTACTCTGGTACGGAATGGATGATACTTACACAACGTGCTACATTCCTCTTTACTGCAGGATTGATGCATTGCCGGAAGCATTTACTGTCGGCAGTATGAGAAAATTTTCTTTTGATTCTGCATGGTGGGCGTTTAATTTTGTTGCAAATATAGCAAATCTCAAGTACTCATACATGATAAAAGACATACAAAAAGTTCAGTCGGAACTGGAGAATAATTTCTTCGAACTTCAGCCGGCTGTAGAAAAAACCGCTTTGGAACTGTCAAAGAAAAATCCTGAACTTATGAAAAAATACCTGACTGATTACTCAGTTATGCACGGCCAGGAAGTTGTGAGAAGGTGGGAACAGCTCGGCAAGGATCTGATTGTAAAATACAATGACGGTTACGTGAAGAATGAGAAGGGGGGGATCAACTCAGTCGGTTATCCTGAGCAGTGGCTGAAAAGGGTAATAAAATCCCGGGGAAACAGCTGTAAGGTTCCGGTCTGGAAATAA